In Porites lutea chromosome 9, jaPorLute2.1, whole genome shotgun sequence, a single window of DNA contains:
- the LOC140948007 gene encoding uncharacterized protein has protein sequence MSRIGLAFSGGGIRSAAFCSGVLRRLLQLKVKIENMSCVSGGGFTGTAYLDWKYRNGQKDNPKWHQEFFNQMRERTGYFCNWQSLVTGLIDTVLVTTIIALVSVILPALIWMTYACPLAYLVDFLVGDLLRATSHAHKHKHNVPDLVYQRNVLFASLLVTSVFSFIVGSIIPWAYIFRLISTSALVILALCVFPWAIHAILENAPTLIQLLVLILAAIVWLGFPAFRRRAEIVMVLFAYAFVIHFRVYKHLFGGLEYSDFTFHVLIWVSGILLWILPFLGAIQQRLMNVFNRWRLQKAFYTPQSVGETGCSGIGWHDLILTYPRFISKERKILNLADFENISPYYICNTTVNNWKRTPDDEESYELLTLTPREIQRLDSPYEEDTFMDKLEPDDIRLSEAMALSAASLSPHLRLVVGDTSQVKHLGTDLMIIVGTAMGTSILSDLQTEGRKNMLYKILPLLMETLRALPLIVFPILYFVDGDEKWMTIAVFFYLGIIFTLSFIAMIPTGKEKPGPPEKLTRWFLINIPYVRFIRDMTGIINVGPSPPPVMRISDGGHTENLGLLPLLKLRLEKIVIANGTECKSDKNYGVELLHSLELARKKLQCSFTALDGRDVMEDIRANFVDKKQGEQPRSYTFKVSYYSSDHDNGIERMVGVGQILLLAPRHPSKGVRTKERVSWKTALRDIDVDLEAGQWGTGPTLKAEEVDRLTFCCCECCHGSTCRSASQWCCGSFPGHSNANQFFTPSLFSAYHREGYRACLEAKAAEFLST, from the exons ATGTCGAGAATTGGTTTGGCGTTTTCTGGCGGCGGTATCAGGTCAGCGGCTTTCTGTTCCGGAGTCCTGCGCAGATTACTGCAACtcaaagtgaaaattgaaaacatGAGCTGCGTGTCAGGGGGCGGTTTCACAGGTACAGCCTACCTGGATTGGAAATATCGGAATGGGCAAAAGGACAACCCAAAATGGCATCAGGAATTCTTTAATCAAATGAGAGAGAGAACTGGCTATTTCTGTAATTGGCAAAGCCTTGTTACAGGTTTGATCGATACAGTGCTAGTTACTACGATAATAGCACTCGTGTCCGTGATTCTACCGGCTCTTATCTGGATGACCTATGCATGTCCTCTTGCATACTTGGTCGATTTCTTAGTTGGAGATCTGTTACGAGCCACTTCGCATGCGCATAAACATAAACACAACGTTCCGGACCTTGTTTACCAAAGAAACGTTCTGTTCGCCAGCCTTTTGGTGACGAGCGTTTTTAGTTTCATAGTTGGGAGCATTATTCCGTGGGCATATATTTTTAGGCTCATCTCAACTTCAGCGCTGGTTATTCTTGCTCTTTGTGTCTTTCCTTGGGCAATTCACGCTATTCTAGAGAACGCACCTACATTGATACAATTGCTGGTGCTTATCCTCGCTGCTATTGTTTGGCTTGGTTTTCCAGCGTTCCGCCGACGAGCTGAAATAGTTATGGTGCTGTTTGCCTACGCGTTTGTCATTCACTTCCGTGTCTACAAGCATCTCTTTGGCGGTTTGGAGTATTCTGACTTCACCTTTCATGTCCTTATCTGGGTTTCTGGTATACTGCTTTGGATACTACCTTTTCTTGGGGCAATTCAGCAGAGACTGATGAACGTTTTTAACCG GTGGCGTCTGCAAAAGGCATTCTATACACCTCAGAGTGTGGGTGAGACTGGTTGCTCTGGGATTGGATGGCACGACTTGATTCTCACTTACCCCAGGTTTATATCAAAGGAACGAAAGATCTTAAACTTGGCAGACTTTGAAAATATATCTCCGTATTACATCTGCAACACAACTGTGAATAACTGGAAAAGGACACCAGACGATGAAGAATCGTACGAGCTGCTCACACTCACTCCACGAGAAATACAACGGCTGGACAGCCCGTACGAAGAGGACACCTTCATGGACAAACTAGAGCCTGACGATATAAGACTGTCTGAGGCAATGGCTTTGTCAGCAGCTTCCCTGTCACCTCACTTGAGGCTGGTGGTGGGAGACACCAGTCAAGTGAAACATTTGGGCACAGATTTGATGATAATTGTAGGGACCGCCATGGGGACATCTATTTTGTCAGATCTTCAAacagaaggaagaaaaaatatGCTCTACAAA attttaccACTTTTAATGGAGACCTTACGTGCGCTTCCCTTGATCGTATTCCCCATCCTATACTTTGTCGATGGAGACGAGAAATGGATGACCATagcagttttcttttacttgggAATAATCTTTACGTTATCGTTTATTGCGATGATTCCcactggaaaagaaaaaccagGGCCACCAGAAAAGCTTACAAG GtggtttttaattaatataCCCTACGTACGCTTTATACGAGACATGACGGGGATCATCAACGTAGGCCCATCACCCCCTCCAGTCATGCGCATCAGTGATGGCGGTCACACTGAAAATCTCGGCTTGTTACCTCTGCTCAAGCTACGATTAGAAAAAATCGTTATCGCCAACGGAACAGAATGCAAATCAGACAAAAATTATGGTGTTGAGTTACTTCACTCGTTAGAACTGGCCAGAAAAAAGCTTCAATGCTCTTTCACTGCTTTAGACGGCCGTGACGTTATGGAAGATATCCGGGCAAACTTTGTGGACAAGAAACAAGGCGAGCAGCCAAGAAGCTACAC GTTTAAAGTCAGTTACTACTCATCAGACCATGATAACGGCATCGAAAGGATGGTTGGAGTAGGGCAAATTCTATTACTCGCTCCTCGGCATCCTAGCAAGGGAGTGCGAACTAAAGAACGCGTTTCATGGAAaacagcgttgcgtgacattgATGTTGATCTTGAAGCTGGTCAGTGGGGTACCGGGCCTACGCTAAAGGCAGAAGAAGTTGACCGTTTAACTTTTTGTTGCTGTGAGTGCTGCCATGGTTCAACCTGCCGCTCAGCATCACAGTGGTGTTGTGGCTCCTTCCCAGGTCACAGCAATGCGAATCAGTTTTTCACACCTTCCTTGTTTTCGGCTTATCATCGTGAAGGCTACCGAGCATGTCTGGAGGCGAAGGCAGCAGAGTTTCTCTCCACATAA
- the LOC140949192 gene encoding uncharacterized protein — RDKTSYVLIIYLFSYVTYWKVYEGAIVGIAYSSEIFNRWLFLSGLALWFVPLVASSHIRLRHVYNRWRLQKAFYHPDGLGENGCAGIGLKDICPLWTWPPKDTKDTTDGESERKKNPLNLKDLEGMKPEYLSNIVANRWMRDDSSDNHEILTMSPSVIERLDRRPQEKLQFEGKLEPEDVKLSNAMATSAAAISRHMGKYDTSIQGLTRLHTLLGLEMGATMISDIQSVKKESVLWKVCN, encoded by the exons CGCGATAAGACTTCCTATGTTCTGATAATATATCTATTTTCTTATGTGACATACTGGAAGGTGTACGAAGGAGCAATTGTTGGAATTGCATATTCTAGCGAGATCTTCAATCGTTGGCTTTTCCTTTCTGGCTTAGCACTGTGGTTTGTTCCCTTGGTGGCCTCTTCGCATATCAGACTTAGGCATGTTTACAACAG ATGGAGGCTCCAGAAAGCGTTTTATCATCCTGATGGCCTGGGAGAGAACGGATGCGCAGGGATTGGCTTGAAAGACATCTGTCCTTTGTGGACATGGCCCCCAAAGGACACAAAGGACACAACTGACGGGGAAAGTGAGAGGAAAAAGAACCCCTTGAACCTCAAGGATTTGGAGGGAATGAAGCCAGAGTACCTATCAAACATTGTGGCAAACCGCTGGATGAGAGATGATTCATCTGATAACCATGAGATTTTAACAATGTCACCCTCAGTAATCGAACGTttagaccgcagaccgcaggaAAAACTACAGTTCGAAGGAAAATTGGAACCAGAAGATGTTAAACTGTCAAACGCCATGGCTACATCGGCTGCAGCAATTTCAAGGCACATGGGAAAATATGACACTTCGATTCAAGGACTGACTCGTCTTCACACACTCCTTGGACTTGAGATGGGGGCTACGATGATAAGTGATATCCAATCAGTGAAAAAGGAAAGTGTGCTGTGGAAGGTATGCAActga
- the LOC140949193 gene encoding uncharacterized protein: MTSTETSQVGLAFSGGGIRSAVFCSGVLRRLLQRNVQVDYLSCVSGGGYTGTAFLDWKYREENREGEQQDSGEWHRRFFRHMRERAGYFCNWEKPVEGILDTAILVCLVLIVNFIGPVVMWGSYACPVAYIIDLLFGQYLRKKLDCEDFNATRDEIKRYCLSRQGTNDSYTFILFSVLFVLFAVFFVLSRETRKPESTYFSFLFTIFFIFLALTFLPFAIHDIIVKIPIWAQCPVVVVGILLWVFLPLLRDNRRAFCMRMRESAERQ, from the exons ATGACTTCAACTGAAACTAGTCAAGTTGGTTTGGCTTTTTCCGGTGGTGGCATCCGGTCAGCGGTATTTTGCTCCGGTGTCTTGCGCAGATTGCTTCAGCGCAATGTGCAGGTAGATTACCTGAGCTGCGTGTCAGGGGGAGGTTACACAGGCACGGCCTTCCTTGATTGGAAGTACAGAGAAGAGAACAGAGAAGGCGAACAGCAAGACTCTGGGGAATGGCATCGCAGATTCTTCAGACATATGAGGGAAAGAGCTGGCTATTTCTGTAACTGGGAAAAACCAGTGGAAGGGATCCTTGATACAGCAATCCTGGTGtgtctagttttaatagttaaCTTCATCGGGCCAGTTGTCATGTGGGGATCGTACGCATGTCCCGTAGCTTACATCATCGACCTTCTGTTTGGGCAGTACCTGCGAAAGAAGTTGGACTGTGAAGATTTT AACGCCACAAGAGACGAAATTAAACGTTATTGTCTCTCTCGACAAGGAACTAATGATTCATACACTTTCATTCTCTTCTCTGTTCTGTTCGTTCTTTTTGCAGTCTTCTTTGTTCTCAGCCGAGAGACTAGGAAACCCGAGTCCACTtactttagttttcttttcaccATATTCTTTATTTTCCTAGCTCTTACTTTTCTACCATTTGCTATACATGACATCATAGTCAAGATACCAATCTGGGCCCAGTGCCCTGTCGTTGTTGTTGGTATTCTGCTGTGGGTTTTTCTTCCTTTACTGCGCGAtaacaggagggcattttgcATGCGCATGCGTGAATCCGCTGAACGACAATAG